The sequence below is a genomic window from Methylotuvimicrobium sp. KM2.
CCGACCGGCTTAGTCGTAAAGAACGGCTCGAATACTTTCCGCCTGACCTCCTCGGACATGCCGCAACCGGTATCTTCAACTTCTATCCATACCCTATCGCTATCTTGACTGCCCGTTCTGATAATTATTTTTCCTGATTTTTCGATGGCTTGCGAGGCATTCACCAGTAAATTCATCACGACTTGATTGATCTGCGAACCGACGCAGTTAATCGGTGCAAGCCCACTATATTCCTTGATAATTTTCGCTTTATACTTTAACTCGTTATTCACGATGTTAAGTGTGGCATCGATACCTGACTCAATATCATGCAGACCGTTTTCGCGCTCATTCATATGCGAAAACTCGCGAAGATTCTGAATGATTGTTCTAGCTCGCACTGCCCCCTCGATCGATTCCTCGATCAAATCGGCTAAATCGGCTTTAAAACAATCGAACTCCAACTCTTCTTTAAGCTTTTGGAAATACAACACATCGGGTTGGTTTTGCGGCAATTGCCGGGAAAACTTTTCGGTCAATTCGAAAATGGACAACACCGGCTGTAAGCGATCTTTTAAGCCTTCCAAATTCGCATAGACATAACTTAACGGGTTATTAATCTCATGCACAATGCCGGCCGCCAACAAGCCTAATGACGCCATTTTTTCGGATTGAAATAAAAACGCCTGAGCCTCTTTTAATTCGTTCATACGGCGTTCGATTTCGCATTTTAGCCTTGCATTTTGACTCTCCAGTAAGTCG
It includes:
- a CDS encoding response regulator is translated as MDNKRKILIIDDMPANLELMAGVLKDDYNVQVATSGEKGLKLAREHMPDLILLDVMMPGMSGYDVCRRLKAEPELCEIPVIFVTALDDHADEAFGLQLGAVDYIVKPVVPGIVMARVKSQLALKNERDLLESQNARLKCEIERRMNELKEAQAFLFQSEKMASLGLLAAGIVHEINNPLSYVYANLEGLKDRLQPVLSIFELTEKFSRQLPQNQPDVLYFQKLKEELEFDCFKADLADLIEESIEGAVRARTIIQNLREFSHMNERENGLHDIESGIDATLNIVNNELKYKAKIIKEYSGLAPINCVGSQINQVVMNLLVNASQAIEKSGKIIIRTGSQDSDRVWIEVEDTGCGMSEEVRRKVFEPFFTTKPVGQGTGLGLSLSYKIIKEHGGTIDLTSELGKGTKFRVYLPVNKEVEPGAPL